The Sneathiella limimaris region AGGCATGCGCACATCCATCAGAATGAGATCGAAAGTCCCATTTTTATGCTTGCTAACGGCCTCCGCCCCGTTTTCGGCAATATCAAAACTATGACCCATCTTCTTCAAGGTTTCAGACACAATGATCTGGTTCACTTTGTTATCCTCTGCCACCAGGATGTGAAGTGGCCGGGCTGTTACGAACTCCTGCTCCCTGCTTCTAACCAGTTCTGGAGACACTTCTTTTTCAGCAGGAACATATGGAATAGTGAACCAGAAAGTACTTCCCTTACCAATTTCACTTTCGACACCAATTTGACCACCGCTTAAATTGATCAGCTTTTGGCAAATGGCAAGGCCAAGCCCTGTCCCATGGTATTTACGGGAGATAGAGGCATCGGCCTGACTGAATTCGCTGAAAATGACCTCAAGTGTTTCTTCGTTCATGCCAATGCCATCATCTGCTACATCGAAACGCAGATAAGGGCCCGAAACGCTTTCTTCTCTCAACTGAACAGAAACCTTGATTTTCCCTTTGTGGGTAAACTTGACCGCATTTCCAACCAGGTTGATCAGCACCTGACGCAAGCGAGTGGGATCCGCATTAACAGAAGTTGGAACATTTTCAGCCATATCCAAGTCAAGCTCCACATCTTCCATCTTTGCCAATTTATCACTGAAGAGTTCGAGTGAGCCTTCCACCAACTCAGGCAGATGGAAATCGAGCATTTCCAGTTCCATTTTTCCGGCATCCAGCTTGGACATATCCAGAATATCATTGATAATCGTCAGCAGGGATTTTGTCGCTTCGATGATCTTCTCAACCCGATCCTTGCTGGCGTCGCTCAACTCATCTTCCAACAGCATTTCAGCGAACCCAATAACACCGGTCATCGGCGTTCTGATTTCATGGCTCATAGACGCAAGGAATTGAGACTTGGCCTGGTTAGCCTGCTCAGCTCTTTCTTTCTGAACCCGGATTTCCTGAGTTCGCTGCTGAACAGATTTTTCCAGGTTCGCATTCACCTGGTGCAGATCCTTCATGGATTTCTGCAAATCCCGCTGGGTCTGGCGCATATTGGTCACGTCCTGAACAATACCGGACACGTAGCGAATTTCGCCATGCTTATCATACTGAGGATCAACAAATGAGAGGACCTCCCGGATGCTGCCATCCATATGCTGAAGGCGATATTCCAGTTTAAACGGTTGACCGCGCGAAATCCCGAGCCGCTGCTCTTCGACAACCCGAGCCAGATCATCTGGATGAACACAGGCTTGAAACCGTTCAAAACTGGCAGGTGTATCCTTAGGAACACCGTAGATCGCGCACAAATGAGGAGACCATTCTTCCTCTTCTTTCACCATATCCAGGTTCCAATATCCAATATCGGCAACCTTCTGCGCCCGCATCAGGCTCAGCTTGCTGGTCTCCAGGCGGTCAGTCAATACGCGCCGCTCTTCAACCTCACGGCGCAAATTGGTTCCTGCTTCGCTCATTTTATCCAGCATCTGATTAAAGCGGATGGCAAGATCCTGAAACTCTGAAGGGCCAACGAGAGGTGCGCGCTCTGTAAAGGTCTCCCTTTCCCGAATATTATCTGCAGTCTTGGCTATCAAACCGACAGGTTTGCCAACAATCCGCAGAACCATGAGGCTACTTAAAACCAAGATCAGCAGAAAGACAATAGACAGAACGGCGAAGACCAATGCCACTTGTTCTGATAGCTGAAGAGCCTGGATCGTTTGCTCGCCCGAAAAAATACGAAGTTGCTCGTATCCCGGCACTAATGCTGATGTGATTATCCAGTCACTGTTTTGCTGATCCGGTTCCGAGGTCAGCTGAACCTGCTGAAAACCTTCAGAGCGGGCCTTAAGGATTGTTTTATTCTGCCCCTCCAACCGGATGGTCGTTTCCTCAGATATAGACGGAGAACTGAGTAGCGCTGGCAGGCTCTCAGCGGGATAATAAACCACCAGCGCTCCTTCGGCTATATCATCAAAGAAGACTGGCACAGCCAATAATAGGAAGCTTGGTGTAATTTCCAGGAAGACCTCGCCAGCCATGACAGTTTCTGTCCAGTGATATTCCGTTAAGAAGTCCACCAGATTCAATCCCGAGCAATCTGTTATGGCGCGCCCGCGATAATCAGTCAGGCAGATTTCTTCTTTTTTCGTGTTGGCCAAGCGAACAGAATTAAAAAACAGGGACAGCCGATTGTTCCGAGTTTGCTCATCAATCACACTGTTAATCACAAGGCTGTTTTCCGACATCGCCCGCACTGAATCCACCAACAGATCAATTCGAAGCGCAATTGTATTTGCCGTTTGCTCCACCTGACGCTGCAAGCGATCCTGCACCCCTTGAGATAGTGTCTGCTTGACATAGTAAGTCGCAACAACGGAGCAAATGACCACCATAACAATAGCGGGCAGGGTTACCCGCAAGTTCAAATAACTTGAGAGTTTTCGCCTGTTTTGTGACGTTTCGTTATGTTTCGTCGGACGCGTCAATCAACTGTCTCCAGGGGAATTATTTCACCGTTCTCCCCATAGCGGGCTAATCTGAAATCGGTTCTATCCAGCGCATCATGCCGGGTTTCCGTAAATGGCTTCTCATACACGCGGACAAGACCTTCATAACGGTCCAATTTCTCCAACGCTGCTCTGACAGCATCGCGATCCGAAGAGTTTGCCCGCTTTAACGCGCGTGCAAGCAGATGTATGAGATCATAAGCATGCGCCGTACCGACGGGAGATACGATGGCTGCCAGTTCTTTTGATGTGTCGAATTGCTGATAGTATTTTTCTATTATTCTTTCTGCGACCTCAGAGCGTGTCGGCGAAAAGAAAGAATAGGTTTGCAAGAAGGTGAGTTCAATCTTGTCGCTGTAGCCTTCAATCAGCTTGGGAAAGTCGGCACCAGTTATCCCCCAATGGGAGATAATCGGAACCCGCTGTTTTTCCAGTAAGTTTGCCATGTCCTGAACGAGAAAAACTGCCTCTCGCGCGTTGGACACCAGCATGATCACATCGCATCGTTTTTTGGAAAACTCTGCAAGAATGTTCCTAAAGCTTTTTGCCCCCCAGTTGAACCACTGTGTATCAGGTAAAGTTACTCCAAACTTCTGGGCAGCTTTTTGAAATCCATTCTGATTTGATCGCCCCCAACCTGTATTTTCCAACAGCAAGCAAGGGCTTCTAAAACCTTGTTTTATGGCCTGATCCAGTAAATATTCACTGGCAAATTCATCACGAACAGAAACGCGAAAAACGTAGTTGGGGGAGTACCCGTTATCAATAATCGTTGTGCCAGCGGCCCAGGGAACCAAGTAGGGAACCTTTTCTTGATGGATAAGCTCCAACTCTGCAAGTACTACTGGCGTATGGAGACCTCCTAAAATAGCGACCAGTTCGGGAACCGCACTTAAATCAAGGACGTTGTCTTTCCCCCTTGCGGGGTTGCCCCTGTGATCTGTGATCATCAACTCAAGTGGACGACCTAAAACGCCTCCTTGCTGATTAATTTCTGAGATCGCAATTTTGGCTCCGCGCTCAATCGCAGTACCAGCAAGCTTGGTGCTGCCAGACATGTCTGCATTCAGACCGATTACGATCGGATCACTTGGTGCGGCAAATGCCAAGCTGGCACTCACCCATAAAATTAGCGAGTTCAAAAAAAGGAAAGGCTTCAATCGGCACTCCATCCACAAGATTTCTGTCCAGAAACTGTCACGCTACGCTTAAGTCCAAAATCTTGGTAAGACGTTACCACTTAGACCATTAACAATGTTCTAATAAATCAATTGTTCCCGAAACGCCTTCAAGTTGGAAGACAGAGTGCCCCGACGCCAAACCAGAAGTGTCCGTATTTTGGAGAACTTCCCCCCAAGAGGATGGATCTGAAACCTTTGCCTTTCGCCAAAAAGATCCAGGACCGAGCGTGGAACGAGGGCAAATCCCATGCCGGCGCTCACGCTGGAGAATATGGCAAGATAGGAGTTCATGGAGAGCTGTGCACCAGGATGAATGCCTTCCTCCGCCAGCCATCTTTCAAGATAGCCCCGATAGGCGCACCCCGGTTCAAATCCAATCAAGGTTCTCCCGGTGAGTTGGCTACGATCCGTAAAAAGGGGGAAACTCTCTGGTGTTATCAAGACCAGTTCTTCTTCATAGATGGGGAGAGTTTCAAGGGTTTCATCCTCAACAGGTTCGGCGATTAAGGTCGCTTCCAGTTGCCGATTTTTCAGTTTCTCGTAAAGGGCCCCTGCGGTTCCAGTGTGCAAGTTTAGCTGAATATCGGGATACTGTTTTGCAAATTCAGCGGTGACGACAGGAAGCCTTGCTGCAGCCGTACTTTCCATAGCGCCAAGATGAAAGGGACCACCTGGATACCTGTCTTCCAAAGCTAAACGCGCTTCTTCAGACAGATTCAAAATTCTGTCAGCATAGCCGAGAAGAACATGACCCTCAGAGGTTAAAACCAGTTTGCGACCGATCCGATCAAACAAAGGTTTACCGACATCTTCTTCCAGCAGCTTGAGGCGAGTGCTGATATTGGACTGAACACGGCCCAGTTTTTCAGCCGCCCCCGACACGCTGCCCTCTTCCACGACGGCTTTGAAAATATGTAAGGACTTCAGATCCATATATCACTATTCAAGATACTAAGTTTCATAATAATTCATTTTTCATGATTTAAATTGTTCTTTATGATCCCATAAGTCAATCACAAAAGGAGACCCTTCATGGCAGATCTTGAAAGCCTGATCGGAACACATAATCCCATTTGCCCGGCTGGCATGGGTGGGATTGCAGGACCGGATCTTGTCGCAGCTTTGAGTGAGGCTGGCGCCCTTGGCCATTTAGGAGGTATCCGTTTGCCAGCAACGGATTTGCAAAGCTGGCTTCGGGAAGTGAAATCCAAAACCGACAAACCTTTTGCAGTGAACCTTGTCCCGCCCGGAGGCGGCCCAGATGGGTTTGACGCCCAGCTAGAGGTAGCGATTGCGGAAAAGCCAAAAGCCATTTCCCTCTATTGGGGGGATTTTGAAACCACTATTCCCAAAATCAAAGCTGCCGGGATCACGACTATGGTGCAAATCGGGTCAGTAGCCGGGGCCAAACAAGCACTGGAACAAGGGGCTGATATACTAATCGCCCAAGGGATTGAGGCTGGTGGCCACGTCATCAGCAAAACGGGCCTTCTCTCCTTATTACCAGAGGTTTTAAAGCTCGCAGGTTCCGTTCCTGTTTTGGCAGCAGGTGGCCTTTCAAGCGCAGAAAAAATCAAAACGGTTATGGGAATGGGTGCTGCTGGAGCCTGGGTTGGAACCAGTTTTATTGCCGCAGAAGAATCCAATGCCCATCCGATCTACCGCCAACGGCTTATCGAGGCGGGACCAGATGATACCCACCATGGTCATTTCTACAGTTATGGCTGGCCCATCGGGACACCCTACCGTGTGATCAAACCTAAGATCAAAGCCCTTCGTAACTGGAAAGCAGCAGGTGCACGCCCTGGTAATACAGATCGTTTTGCCCAAACGGTGCAGCTTTATGCAGGCCAAGGGGTTGGGGATATTCAAAAAAGTGAGCCGGCGCAGGATATCCTCAGACATCTTGCCACCGGCCTTTAAGTCAGAAGGGCAGCCATTAAACCACCCTCCGGGAGAAACCTATTGCCTTTAAGCGGCTAAGGCGTCAGTGGTCGAAATAAACTCTTCCCCAAGGTCGCGGGCCACTGCCTCATTGGTCAACTTACCTTTGTGAACGTTCAGACCTTCACGCAGATATGGATCATCAGCCAATGCCTGCTTGTAGCCTTTGTCAGCCAGTGCCAGCATAAACGGCATGGTGGCATTGTTCAGCGCAAAGGTTGACGTTCTGGCAACGCCGCCTGGCATGTTGGCCACACAGTAATGAACAACACCATCAACCACAAAAGTTGGGTCGATATGCGTGGTCGCATGAGAAGTTTCAAAGCAGCCGCCCTGATCAATGGCAACATCCACGACGACAGAACCATTTTTCATTTTCGCGAGGTGTGATTTACGCACCAGTTTTGGCGCGGCCGCACCCGGAATCAAAACGGCACCGATCACAAGGTCGGCTTTGGTCACATATTCCTCGACCGTATCGCGGCTGGAATAGATGGTTTTCAGCTGCGGTCCAAACATCGCGTCAAGCTCTGCCAGCCGTGGGATGGAGGTATCCAGAACGGTAACAGATGCCCCAAGACCAAGCGCCATGCGCGCGGCATTGATACCAACCACGCCGCCGCCCAAGACAACAACATCTGCAGCAGGAACGCCAGGAACACCGCCTAGCAGAACCCCTTCGCCGCCCTGGCGCATTTCCAAACAGTGCGCGCCAGCCTGAATAGACATCCGACCAGCAACTTCACTCATCGGCGCAAGAAGCGGCAGACCACCACGCGGACTTGTTACTGTTTCATAGGCAATAGCCGTGCAACCGGCATCCATCAGACCTTTTGCCTGCACTGGATCTGGAGCCAGATGCAGATAGGTAAATAGAAGTTGGCCTTCCCGCAGCATTTTACATTCCTGCGGTTGAGGCTCCTTCACCTTGACGATCATGTCAGCGGTTGCAAAGATTTCTTCAGCCGTATCCGCAATTTTTGCGCCTGCGGCTTCATATTCCTCATTAGTCAGGCCGATCTTCAAACCGCCATCTCGTTGAACAACCACTTTATGTCCGTGAGCCACCGCTTCACGAACAGCTGCTGGTGTCATCCCGATACGGGATTCCAGCGTCTTAATTTCGGCAGGTACACCAATTAACATGTCAATGTCTCCCAATTCTAGAGGGGCCGTTAGGCCACCTCTTTCAATACAGTCCGAAGGGTGTCAAAGATCTGGTCGATATGTTCTTTCTCACAGATCAATGGGGGGGAGAGGGCAATGATGTCACCGGTCGTCCGGATCATCAGCCCTTTTTCATAGGCTTTCAGGAACGCTTCAAACGCCCGGGCGGTTGGCTTTCCTTCGATCGGTTGAAGTTCAATCGCACCGATCAGGCCAAGGTTCCGGATATCAATCACATTTGGACAATCCTTCAAGGAATGAACGGCATCTTCCCAATAAGGAGCCAGATCATTTGCCCGTTCAAACAAGCCCTCTTCCTGATAAATATCCAGAGTTGCCAAACCAGCCGCAGCAGCGACGGGATGACCAGAATAGGTAAAGCCGTGGAACAGTTCGATCATGTTCTCAGGGCCGGTCATGAAGGCATCATAGATGTCCTTTGAACATACAACGCCGCCCATTGGGATAGTGCCACTTGTCAGGCCTTTGGCCATGGTGATCATATCTGGTTTCACGTCAAAATAATCTGTTGCGAAGGCAGATCCCAAACGGCCGAAACCAGTAATCACTTCATCAAAAATCAGCAGAATACCGTGCTTGTCACAGATTTCCCGAAGGCGCTTCAGATATCCTTTTGGTGGCAAGATCACACCTGTTGATCCAGCAACTGGCTCTACAATGACTGCCGCGATGGTAGAGGCGTCATGCAAGGTAACAATGCGTTCGAGCTCATCAGCCAGTTCAGCACCATGTTCCGGGATCCCGCGGCTAAAGGCATTTTTCTCTGGCAAATGTGTGTGTGGCATATGGTCTACGC contains the following coding sequences:
- a CDS encoding ATP-binding protein produces the protein MTRPTKHNETSQNRRKLSSYLNLRVTLPAIVMVVICSVVATYYVKQTLSQGVQDRLQRQVEQTANTIALRIDLLVDSVRAMSENSLVINSVIDEQTRNNRLSLFFNSVRLANTKKEEICLTDYRGRAITDCSGLNLVDFLTEYHWTETVMAGEVFLEITPSFLLLAVPVFFDDIAEGALVVYYPAESLPALLSSPSISEETTIRLEGQNKTILKARSEGFQQVQLTSEPDQQNSDWIITSALVPGYEQLRIFSGEQTIQALQLSEQVALVFAVLSIVFLLILVLSSLMVLRIVGKPVGLIAKTADNIRERETFTERAPLVGPSEFQDLAIRFNQMLDKMSEAGTNLRREVEERRVLTDRLETSKLSLMRAQKVADIGYWNLDMVKEEEEWSPHLCAIYGVPKDTPASFERFQACVHPDDLARVVEEQRLGISRGQPFKLEYRLQHMDGSIREVLSFVDPQYDKHGEIRYVSGIVQDVTNMRQTQRDLQKSMKDLHQVNANLEKSVQQRTQEIRVQKERAEQANQAKSQFLASMSHEIRTPMTGVIGFAEMLLEDELSDASKDRVEKIIEATKSLLTIINDILDMSKLDAGKMELEMLDFHLPELVEGSLELFSDKLAKMEDVELDLDMAENVPTSVNADPTRLRQVLINLVGNAVKFTHKGKIKVSVQLREESVSGPYLRFDVADDGIGMNEETLEVIFSEFSQADASISRKYHGTGLGLAICQKLINLSGGQIGVESEIGKGSTFWFTIPYVPAEKEVSPELVRSREQEFVTARPLHILVAEDNKVNQIIVSETLKKMGHSFDIAENGAEAVSKHKNGTFDLILMDVRMPEMSGPDATRMIRQSEDPTKKDIPIIALTADAMKEHRESYEEAGMNDCVTKPFERITLLNVINDVMGDQIHVPKGEEASILKLRQAANADFNDQFTEYVLVDDDGLEDMRRVLGQEAFVTIVEASILSQHELLVTLEQAIETRDIAAIKACCHTMKGSAAQFLALRLAAVAKEMEAVVDDLDQLKALLPQLQKTIADTVAVWRGFLGYKKVLRG
- a CDS encoding ABC transporter substrate-binding protein, producing MKPFLFLNSLILWVSASLAFAAPSDPIVIGLNADMSGSTKLAGTAIERGAKIAISEINQQGGVLGRPLELMITDHRGNPARGKDNVLDLSAVPELVAILGGLHTPVVLAELELIHQEKVPYLVPWAAGTTIIDNGYSPNYVFRVSVRDEFASEYLLDQAIKQGFRSPCLLLENTGWGRSNQNGFQKAAQKFGVTLPDTQWFNWGAKSFRNILAEFSKKRCDVIMLVSNAREAVFLVQDMANLLEKQRVPIISHWGITGADFPKLIEGYSDKIELTFLQTYSFFSPTRSEVAERIIEKYYQQFDTSKELAAIVSPVGTAHAYDLIHLLARALKRANSSDRDAVRAALEKLDRYEGLVRVYEKPFTETRHDALDRTDFRLARYGENGEIIPLETVD
- a CDS encoding LysR family transcriptional regulator: MDLKSLHIFKAVVEEGSVSGAAEKLGRVQSNISTRLKLLEEDVGKPLFDRIGRKLVLTSEGHVLLGYADRILNLSEEARLALEDRYPGGPFHLGAMESTAAARLPVVTAEFAKQYPDIQLNLHTGTAGALYEKLKNRQLEATLIAEPVEDETLETLPIYEEELVLITPESFPLFTDRSQLTGRTLIGFEPGCAYRGYLERWLAEEGIHPGAQLSMNSYLAIFSSVSAGMGFALVPRSVLDLFGERQRFQIHPLGGKFSKIRTLLVWRRGTLSSNLKAFREQLIY
- a CDS encoding NAD(P)H-dependent flavin oxidoreductase, which gives rise to MADLESLIGTHNPICPAGMGGIAGPDLVAALSEAGALGHLGGIRLPATDLQSWLREVKSKTDKPFAVNLVPPGGGPDGFDAQLEVAIAEKPKAISLYWGDFETTIPKIKAAGITTMVQIGSVAGAKQALEQGADILIAQGIEAGGHVISKTGLLSLLPEVLKLAGSVPVLAAGGLSSAEKIKTVMGMGAAGAWVGTSFIAAEESNAHPIYRQRLIEAGPDDTHHGHFYSYGWPIGTPYRVIKPKIKALRNWKAAGARPGNTDRFAQTVQLYAGQGVGDIQKSEPAQDILRHLATGL
- the ald gene encoding alanine dehydrogenase, which encodes MLIGVPAEIKTLESRIGMTPAAVREAVAHGHKVVVQRDGGLKIGLTNEEYEAAGAKIADTAEEIFATADMIVKVKEPQPQECKMLREGQLLFTYLHLAPDPVQAKGLMDAGCTAIAYETVTSPRGGLPLLAPMSEVAGRMSIQAGAHCLEMRQGGEGVLLGGVPGVPAADVVVLGGGVVGINAARMALGLGASVTVLDTSIPRLAELDAMFGPQLKTIYSSRDTVEEYVTKADLVIGAVLIPGAAAPKLVRKSHLAKMKNGSVVVDVAIDQGGCFETSHATTHIDPTFVVDGVVHYCVANMPGGVARTSTFALNNATMPFMLALADKGYKQALADDPYLREGLNVHKGKLTNEAVARDLGEEFISTTDALAA
- a CDS encoding aspartate aminotransferase family protein, with the translated sequence MSTNIANNLDAFWMPFSANRQFKANPRMLVSAKDMHYTNSEGQKILDGTAGLWCCNAGHGRDKIVNAVSSQIGEMDYAPAFQMGHPKVFELAARISAMMPNGLDHVFFTNSGSESVDTALKIALAYHRAKGDGARTRLIGRERGYHGVGFGGISVGGIVANRKTFGTLLTGVDHMPHTHLPEKNAFSRGIPEHGAELADELERIVTLHDASTIAAVIVEPVAGSTGVILPPKGYLKRLREICDKHGILLIFDEVITGFGRLGSAFATDYFDVKPDMITMAKGLTSGTIPMGGVVCSKDIYDAFMTGPENMIELFHGFTYSGHPVAAAAGLATLDIYQEEGLFERANDLAPYWEDAVHSLKDCPNVIDIRNLGLIGAIELQPIEGKPTARAFEAFLKAYEKGLMIRTTGDIIALSPPLICEKEHIDQIFDTLRTVLKEVA